A stretch of Balaenoptera ricei isolate mBalRic1 chromosome 9, mBalRic1.hap2, whole genome shotgun sequence DNA encodes these proteins:
- the CPA1 gene encoding carboxypeptidase A1, translating into MNEQRDEHSEKGQEQKSWCSGTWEKRTPQVRLQLVWLLQSPGSFSIAGHQVLRISVADEAQVQTVKELEDLEHLQLDFWRGPAQPGSPIDIRVPFPSIQAVKVFLEARDIRYTVMIEDVQSLLDEEQEQMFASQSWARSTNTFNYATYHTLQEIYNFMDLLAAEHPELVSKLQIGSSYEGRPIYVLKFSTGGNNRPAIWIDTGIHSREWVTQASGVWFAKKITQDYGQDPTLTAILDNMDIFLEIVTNPDGFAFTHSKNRLWRKTRSLTSGSTCIGVDPNRNWDAGFGKAGASSNPCSETYRGKFANSEVEVKSIVDFVKDHRNIKAFISIHSYSQLLLYPFGYKKESPADKDELDQVARSAVEALTSLYGTKFKYGSIITTIYQASGGTIDWTYNQGIKYSFTFELRDTGRYGFLLPASQIVPTAQETWLALLTIMEHTLNHPY; encoded by the exons ATGAATGAGCAAAGAGATGAACATTCGGAGAAGGGGCAG GAACAAAAGAGCTGGTGCTCAGGGACGTGGGAGAAGAGGACACCTCAAGTGAGGCTGCAGCTGGTGTGGCTGCTCCAGAGTCCTGGCTCCTTCTCCATTGCCGG GCACCAGGTGCTCCGAATCTCTGTGGCCGATGAAGCCCAGGTGCAGACGGTGAAGGAGCTGGAGGACCTGGAGCACCTACAG CTGGACTTTTGGAGGGGCCCTGCCCAGCCAGGCTCCCCCATCGACATCCGAGTGCCCTTCCCCAGCATCCAGGCTGTCAAAGTCTTCCTGGAAGCCCGTGACATCAGATACACAGTCATGATAGAGGACGTGCAGTCGCTGCTGGACGAGGAGCAGGAGCAGATGTTCGCCTCCCAGAGCTGGGCCCGCAGCACTAACACCTTTAACTATGCCACCTACCACACCCTGCAGGAG ATCTATAACTTCATGGACTTGCTGGCGGCCGAGCACCCAGAGCTTGTCAGCAAGCTCCAGATCGGCAGCAGCTACGAAGGCCGTCCCATCTACGTGCTGAAG TTCAGCACCGGGGGGAACAACCGTCCAGCCATCTGGATTGACACGGGCATCCATTCTCGGGAGTGGGTCACCCAGGCCAGTGGGGTCTGGTTTGCAAAGAAG ATCACACAAGACTATGGCCAGGACCCGACTTTGACTGCCATTCTGGACAACATGGACATATTCTTGGAGATCGTCACCAACCCTGATGGTTTTGCCTTCACCCACAGCAAG AATCGATTGTGGCGCAAGACTCGATCCCTGACGTCGGGCTCCACCTGCATTGGGGTGGACCCCAACAGGAACTGGGACGCTGGCTTTGGGA AGGCGGGAGCCAGCAGCAACCCCTGCTCGGAGACTTACCGTGGCAAGTTTGCCAATTCCGAAGTGGAGGTCAAGTCCATCGTGGACTTTGTGAAAGACCACAGGAACATCAAGGCCTTCATCTCCATCCACAGCTACTCCCAGCTCCTCTTGTATCCCTTTGGCTACAAAAAAGAATCACCTGCAGACAAGGATGAGCTG GATCAGGTGGCTAGGTCTGCTGTTGAGGCCCTGACCTCTCTGTATGGGACCAAGTTCAAGTATGGCAGCATCATCACAACAATTT ACCAAGCCAGTGGAGGCACCATTGACTGGACCTACAACCAGGGCATCAAGTACTCCTTCACCTTCGAGCTCCGGGACACCGGGCGCTATGGCTTCCTGCTGCCGGCCTCCCAGATCGTCCCCACGGCCCAGGAGACATGGCTGGCGCTTCTGACCATCATGGAGCACACGCTGAATCACCCCTACTGA